A stretch of the Planctomycetota bacterium genome encodes the following:
- a CDS encoding DinB family protein: protein MRGQVLTPWTYRRWRFDFPAELYPAVIERLRGLPARADALAARLGPGQATRAPREGWSIQRHLAHLADLERLLADRLDAYEAGAAVLPAADMQNTRTVEAGHDARPLADVLADVRRVREASVERLEAYPRDFFARSAWHERLGAQKRVVDTCVFFADHDDHHLALAEMVRRQLIAP, encoded by the coding sequence ATGCGAGGGCAAGTCCTCACGCCCTGGACGTACCGGCGCTGGCGGTTCGACTTCCCCGCTGAGCTGTATCCGGCGGTGATCGAGCGCCTCCGCGGGCTGCCGGCGCGGGCCGACGCGCTGGCGGCGCGGCTCGGGCCCGGGCAGGCGACCAGGGCGCCCAGGGAAGGTTGGTCGATCCAGCGGCACTTAGCGCACTTGGCCGACCTAGAGCGTCTGCTGGCCGATCGTCTCGATGCGTACGAGGCCGGGGCGGCGGTGTTGCCCGCCGCCGACATGCAGAACACGCGGACGGTGGAGGCCGGCCACGACGCGAGGCCGCTGGCGGACGTGCTCGCCGACGTGCGCCGGGTGCGCGAAGCCTCGGTCGAGCGGCTGGAGGCCTACCCGCGTGACTTCTTCGCCCGCAGCGCGTGGCACGAGCGACTCGGCGCGCAGAAGCGGGTCGTAGATACGTGCGTCTTCTTCGCGGATCACGATGATCATCACTTGGCGCT
- a CDS encoding GC-type dockerin domain-anchored protein has product MHRLATAVVGVGLYLGCAAAHAQPSASPGYELAVFEAGPPYASIADMHASPDGTVHSVEATGEVIVRLGLTGDVSLLPMPPAFTAMDGVVRGDGRPGVGTDLFVVDADFGGSTCCDGSVWRLDADTGVGSPISFGAPGRGAADPSGVAFAPFGSGYGDALFVVDFQGRAGQAPLIFTVDPSIPAQDIFTEGGGVWGDDATPVGIDFTTGGNFGIGLYAVDPGSAAVWFVDRDGVVSPFAVGGLLDRPTHIAAAPGVGDFDHDLAVSDADRSAVLRLHPDASAECIAGGLSGPLAFLPNGDLLAADGNTIYRISVSDACPADLNADGILDVFDFLEFQNAFARGQAAADFDRDCDLDLFDFLAFQNVFGDGCG; this is encoded by the coding sequence ATGCACCGGTTGGCCACCGCGGTAGTTGGTGTCGGATTGTACCTCGGGTGTGCAGCGGCGCACGCGCAGCCCTCCGCGTCACCAGGCTACGAGCTGGCGGTCTTCGAGGCCGGCCCGCCCTACGCCAGCATCGCCGACATGCACGCCTCGCCCGACGGCACCGTCCATAGCGTGGAGGCGACCGGTGAGGTCATCGTCCGCCTCGGGCTCACCGGCGACGTCTCGCTGCTGCCCATGCCGCCGGCCTTCACCGCCATGGACGGCGTCGTGCGGGGCGACGGCCGCCCCGGCGTCGGCACCGACCTCTTCGTGGTCGACGCCGACTTCGGCGGCAGCACCTGCTGCGACGGCTCGGTCTGGCGGCTCGACGCCGACACCGGCGTTGGCTCGCCCATCTCCTTCGGCGCCCCCGGACGCGGCGCGGCCGATCCATCGGGCGTCGCCTTCGCGCCCTTCGGCAGCGGCTATGGCGACGCCCTCTTCGTCGTGGACTTCCAGGGTCGTGCGGGGCAGGCGCCGCTGATCTTCACCGTCGACCCGTCGATCCCCGCGCAGGACATCTTCACCGAAGGCGGCGGCGTGTGGGGCGACGACGCCACGCCCGTCGGCATCGACTTCACCACGGGCGGCAACTTCGGCATCGGCCTGTACGCCGTTGACCCCGGGAGCGCCGCGGTGTGGTTCGTCGATCGCGACGGCGTGGTGTCGCCGTTCGCCGTCGGCGGGCTGCTCGATCGCCCGACGCACATCGCCGCCGCCCCGGGCGTGGGCGACTTCGACCACGACCTGGCGGTGTCGGACGCGGACCGCAGCGCCGTGCTGCGGCTGCACCCCGACGCGTCGGCCGAGTGCATCGCCGGCGGACTCAGCGGCCCGCTGGCCTTCCTGCCCAACGGCGACCTGCTGGCGGCCGACGGCAACACGATCTACCGCATCTCGGTGAGCGACGCATGCCCCGCAGACCTCAACGCCGACGGCATCCTGGACGTCTTCGACTTCCTCGAATTCCAGAACGCCTTCGCCCGCGGCCAGGCCGCCGCCGACTTCGATCGCGACTGCGACCTGGACCTGTTCGACTTCCTGGCTTTTCAGAACGTGTTTGGGGATGGGTGCGGGTGA
- the speA gene encoding biosynthetic arginine decarboxylase: protein MTTTPTPPRDRTLAAPNGRATQAHAGSPPWTTADAANLYGVHRWGAPYFVIGPDGRMRVRPRGAGGPSLDLIEIVDGLRARGLEAPVLLRFDDIVDHRLAALREAFDAAIADEEYLGAYQAVYPIKVNQQRSVCEHIRDAAQREGFGLEAGSKPELLAVLALTADATGVPIVCNGFKDAEYIETVILASRIRERIYPIVERPGDLDLIVQYAREHGVQPRIGIRIKPAAKGVGRWQSSGGETAKFGLTAAQLLEAVETLREAEMLGCLQVVHFHIGSQVSDILSFKAALTELAWTYAELRRLGAGVEIINVGGGLGIDYDGSRSASDSSVNYDLSEYAADVVYRIKAVCDEAGQPHPGIFSESGRAMVAHGSVLVVDALASSGLPRPVDAPAVRARLGAMDDPPRPVVDLLDAYERMRSGRIAEISHDALAARDEAISLFQYGHLSLDMRATVERLFKALAAGVLQRPDAIDEDGLLIDAVRPLAGVVRETYYCNFSMFQSMPDAWAIDQLFPVCPLRRLDERPTRRGILADMTCDSDGAIVRFPSAEGEDYDEALTLHDVRAGEPYELGVFLVGAYQEVLGDLHNLFGDTHAVHIVVDEAANNSGWAIDEVVEGDTVRDVLGYLQYDDAELRRAMRRDVERAVRAGNLSVADGTTLMHFYEDGLAGYTYLE from the coding sequence GTGACGACCACCCCCACGCCACCCCGGGATCGTACATTGGCCGCGCCAAATGGCCGGGCAACGCAAGCACACGCCGGTTCGCCACCCTGGACCACCGCCGACGCCGCCAACCTCTACGGCGTGCATCGCTGGGGCGCACCATACTTCGTTATCGGTCCAGACGGCCGCATGCGTGTGCGGCCCCGCGGCGCTGGCGGCCCGAGCCTGGACCTGATCGAGATCGTCGACGGGCTGCGGGCCCGTGGGCTGGAGGCGCCGGTGCTGCTTCGCTTCGACGACATCGTGGACCACCGGCTGGCGGCGCTGCGGGAGGCCTTCGATGCGGCGATCGCCGACGAGGAGTACCTCGGCGCGTACCAGGCGGTCTATCCCATCAAGGTCAACCAGCAGCGATCGGTGTGCGAGCACATCCGCGATGCCGCGCAGCGGGAGGGCTTCGGCCTCGAGGCGGGCAGCAAGCCCGAACTGCTGGCGGTGCTGGCACTAACCGCCGACGCCACGGGCGTGCCCATCGTGTGCAACGGCTTCAAGGACGCGGAGTACATCGAGACGGTGATCCTGGCCAGCCGCATCCGCGAGCGGATCTATCCGATCGTCGAGCGACCGGGCGACCTCGACCTCATCGTGCAATACGCCCGCGAGCACGGCGTGCAGCCGCGCATCGGCATCCGGATCAAGCCTGCGGCGAAGGGCGTGGGCCGCTGGCAGAGCTCGGGCGGCGAGACGGCCAAGTTCGGGCTGACGGCCGCCCAGCTGCTCGAGGCCGTCGAGACGCTCCGCGAGGCCGAGATGCTCGGCTGCCTGCAGGTGGTGCACTTCCACATCGGCAGCCAGGTCAGCGACATCCTGAGCTTCAAGGCCGCGCTCACCGAGCTGGCGTGGACCTACGCCGAGCTGCGGCGGCTGGGCGCGGGCGTGGAGATCATCAACGTCGGCGGCGGGCTGGGCATCGACTACGACGGCAGCCGCAGCGCCAGCGACAGCAGCGTGAACTACGACCTCAGCGAGTACGCCGCCGACGTCGTCTATCGCATCAAGGCGGTGTGCGACGAGGCGGGCCAGCCGCACCCAGGCATCTTCAGCGAGAGCGGCCGCGCGATGGTGGCCCACGGCAGCGTGCTGGTCGTCGACGCGCTGGCCAGCAGCGGGCTGCCCAGGCCCGTCGACGCGCCGGCGGTGCGGGCACGGCTCGGCGCCATGGACGACCCGCCCCGCCCGGTCGTCGATCTGCTGGACGCCTACGAGCGGATGCGGAGCGGACGCATCGCCGAGATCAGCCACGACGCGCTGGCGGCCCGCGACGAGGCCATCAGCCTGTTCCAGTACGGCCATTTGAGCCTCGACATGCGGGCCACCGTCGAGCGGCTCTTCAAGGCGCTCGCCGCCGGCGTGCTGCAGCGGCCCGACGCCATCGACGAGGACGGCCTGCTCATCGACGCCGTGCGGCCGCTGGCGGGCGTCGTCCGCGAAACGTATTACTGCAACTTCAGCATGTTCCAGTCGATGCCCGACGCGTGGGCCATCGACCAGCTCTTCCCGGTATGCCCGCTGCGGCGGCTCGACGAGCGGCCCACGCGGCGGGGCATCCTGGCCGACATGACCTGCGACAGCGACGGCGCCATCGTCCGCTTTCCATCCGCGGAGGGAGAGGACTACGACGAGGCGCTCACGCTGCACGACGTCCGCGCCGGCGAGCCGTACGAGCTGGGCGTCTTCCTGGTCGGGGCCTACCAGGAGGTGCTCGGTGACCTGCACAACCTCTTCGGCGACACGCACGCGGTGCACATCGTGGTGGACGAGGCCGCCAACAACTCGGGCTGGGCGATCGACGAGGTCGTCGAGGGCGACACCGTCCGCGACGTCCTGGGCTATCTCCAGTACGACGACGCCGAGCTGCGCCGCGCGATGCGGCGCGACGTCGAGCGGGCCGTCCGCGCCGGGAACCTGAGCGTGGCCGACGGCACCACGCTGATGCACTTCTACGAGGACGGCCTCGCGGGCTACACCTACCTCGAATAG
- the thiL gene encoding thiamine-phosphate kinase codes for MRERELLQRIAERSADLGAAFPGVLVGPGDDCAVLAGDPRPLLLTVDHLVQGRHFDDALPLDLVGRKAVARSVSDIAAMAGRPAWALATALLPAGWPHADELFGHMADAARAFGCPLVGGDVASHAGDGPLTLTVTAGGHPVGERPVLRSGANAGDSVYATGRFGGSPVAHRHARFDPRVEEAAALAGLATAMIDASDGLGVDAGRIAEASGATIELDAATIPVHPDARDLDAALGDGEDYELVFTAPDAATVPEAIFGTPITRIGLVVERGEHACVVVLPGGARRNASDLGFEHG; via the coding sequence ATGCGGGAACGCGAGCTGCTCCAACGCATCGCCGAACGCAGCGCCGACCTGGGCGCGGCCTTTCCGGGCGTGCTCGTGGGCCCCGGGGACGACTGCGCCGTGCTCGCGGGAGACCCGCGGCCGCTGCTGCTGACCGTCGACCACCTGGTGCAGGGGCGCCACTTCGACGATGCGCTCCCGCTCGATCTCGTCGGCCGCAAGGCGGTGGCGCGCTCGGTGAGCGACATCGCCGCGATGGCCGGCCGGCCCGCCTGGGCGCTCGCCACCGCGCTGCTGCCCGCGGGCTGGCCGCACGCCGACGAGTTGTTCGGACACATGGCCGACGCGGCACGGGCCTTCGGCTGCCCGCTCGTGGGCGGCGACGTCGCCAGCCACGCCGGTGACGGCCCGCTCACGCTGACCGTGACGGCGGGCGGCCACCCGGTCGGCGAGCGGCCGGTGCTGCGGAGCGGCGCGAACGCCGGAGACTCCGTCTACGCCACCGGTCGCTTCGGTGGCTCGCCGGTGGCGCACCGGCACGCTCGCTTCGATCCACGCGTCGAGGAAGCCGCCGCCCTCGCCGGCCTCGCGACCGCGATGATCGACGCCTCCGATGGCCTCGGCGTCGACGCCGGCCGCATCGCCGAGGCGTCGGGCGCAACCATCGAACTGGACGCCGCCACGATCCCGGTGCATCCCGATGCCCGCGACCTCGACGCGGCGCTCGGCGACGGCGAGGACTACGAGCTGGTCTTCACGGCGCCCGATGCAGCAACCGTGCCCGAGGCCATCTTCGGCACGCCGATCACCCGCATCGGGTTGGTGGTGGAGCGCGGCGAGCACGCGTGCGTCGTGGTCCTGCCCGGCGGCGCGCGGCGGAACGCGAGCGATCTAGGCTTCGAGCATGGCTAA
- the tsaE gene encoding tRNA (adenosine(37)-N6)-threonylcarbamoyltransferase complex ATPase subunit type 1 TsaE, producing the protein MANAGIQTLATASAEETEAVGRRLAAGLRGGAVLALEGDLGAGKTTLVRGLAAGLGLDPAAVSSPTFVLVQEYAGDDARLGLAHIDAYRLSGPDELEGLDWSRLLADDGVAIVVEWASRVAAALPASRTTTVTLAATGESARSITIEPPRTWTTCPATGIRVPPDAPSWPFASERARLADLYGWFAGTHTISRPIEEGDDPSEFPPEG; encoded by the coding sequence ATGGCTAACGCCGGCATCCAGACGCTCGCCACCGCGTCGGCGGAGGAGACCGAGGCCGTCGGCCGACGACTGGCCGCCGGGCTGCGGGGCGGCGCCGTGCTCGCGCTCGAGGGCGACCTGGGCGCCGGCAAGACCACGCTGGTGCGGGGCCTCGCCGCGGGCCTGGGGCTCGATCCCGCCGCCGTCTCGAGCCCGACCTTCGTGCTGGTGCAGGAGTACGCCGGCGACGACGCGCGACTCGGCTTGGCGCACATCGACGCGTACCGGCTGTCCGGCCCGGACGAGCTCGAGGGCCTCGACTGGTCGCGGCTGCTGGCCGACGACGGCGTCGCGATCGTCGTCGAGTGGGCGTCCCGCGTCGCCGCCGCCCTGCCGGCATCCCGCACCACCACGGTCACGCTCGCCGCCACGGGCGAGTCTGCCCGCTCGATCACCATCGAGCCGCCGCGGACCTGGACGACCTGCCCCGCTACGGGCATCCGCGTGCCCCCGGACGCGCCCAGCTGGCCCTTCGCCAGCGAGCGGGCGCGGCTGGCCGACCTCTACGGCTGGTTCGCGGGCACCCACACGATCTCCAGGCCCATCGAGGAGGGCGACGACCCCTCGGAGTTTCCGCCCGAGGGCTGA
- a CDS encoding MotA/TolQ/ExbB proton channel family protein, protein MIARTPVSLLAQSSDDPPLTAWSLFLQSLDVFTVVLVAGSIAAAALFYRCVADVRRTRMLPPEDLGRLDALTATRPLSEIAAYVRGRDAFPAIVLRVMLESAYTSASAREAAQTAADAECARWLRRIEPLSTIGNLAPLVGLAGTVWGMILAFTTIGVEGGTAGPAELSLGISKALFHTLLGLCLAVPTLLAYGWLRGRTDRLCDEALAISATYVERVAARLDMPPADDDAPEQPAVAEPGAAEPDDEPRAGDG, encoded by the coding sequence ATGATCGCCCGGACCCCCGTATCTCTTCTCGCACAGTCGTCGGACGACCCACCGCTGACGGCGTGGTCGCTGTTCCTGCAATCGCTGGACGTGTTCACGGTGGTGCTGGTGGCGGGGTCGATCGCCGCTGCCGCCCTGTTCTACCGCTGCGTCGCCGACGTGCGGCGGACCCGGATGCTGCCGCCCGAGGACCTCGGCCGGCTCGACGCGCTGACCGCCACCCGCCCGCTGTCGGAGATCGCCGCCTACGTGCGGGGGCGGGACGCCTTCCCGGCCATCGTGCTACGGGTGATGCTGGAGAGCGCGTACACGTCGGCGTCGGCGCGGGAGGCCGCCCAGACCGCCGCCGACGCCGAGTGCGCCCGCTGGCTCCGCCGCATCGAGCCGCTCTCGACCATCGGCAACCTTGCTCCGCTCGTCGGGCTGGCGGGCACGGTCTGGGGCATGATCCTCGCGTTCACCACCATCGGCGTCGAGGGTGGCACCGCGGGGCCCGCCGAGCTGTCGCTGGGCATCAGCAAGGCGCTCTTCCACACGCTGCTAGGGCTGTGCCTCGCGGTGCCGACGCTGCTGGCCTATGGCTGGCTGCGGGGACGGACCGATCGGCTGTGCGACGAGGCGCTGGCGATCTCGGCGACCTACGTCGAGCGCGTGGCCGCGCGGCTCGACATGCCTCCCGCAGACGACGACGCGCCCGAGCAGCCGGCCGTCGCGGAGCCGGGCGCGGCCGAACCCGACGACGAGCCGCGGGCCGGGGACGGCTAA
- a CDS encoding biopolymer transporter ExbD, which produces MRRRRRVRENGAGHLNVTPMIDVVMCLIIFYLLVGQLASQQRSQLVLPRSSSGDPEADAAGVFLNVRTEGPNLTIDADGVPLDRGELPSVLRGVRVVHLRADAALPYAALAPVLADLRDAGVDAVRVATERTGSPTGPRLRVAP; this is translated from the coding sequence ATGCGACGCCGGCGGCGGGTCCGGGAGAACGGCGCGGGCCATCTCAACGTCACGCCGATGATCGACGTGGTGATGTGCCTGATCATCTTCTACCTGCTCGTGGGCCAGCTGGCCTCGCAGCAGCGGAGCCAGCTGGTGCTGCCCCGCTCGAGCTCGGGCGATCCCGAGGCCGACGCCGCGGGCGTCTTCCTCAACGTGCGGACCGAGGGCCCGAACCTGACGATCGACGCCGACGGCGTGCCGCTCGATCGCGGCGAGCTCCCCAGCGTGCTTCGCGGCGTGCGGGTCGTGCACCTCCGCGCCGATGCGGCCCTGCCCTACGCCGCCCTCGCCCCCGTGCTGGCCGACCTGCGCGACGCGGGCGTCGACGCCGTCCGGGTCGCCACCGAACGCACGGGCTCGCCCACCGGCCCCAGGCTGCGGGTGGCGCCGTGA
- a CDS encoding biopolymer transporter ExbD: MAPMVDVVLVILVFFMATVVFVGPEWFLAAGLPRTDGGDAPPADAFALPEPALAVRVRVVDGAPVVFGLGGDPIPLADLESTAARRLSAADPAALIVRLSGGDGATWQHVVAVQDVLSRLGVRRIGLEAAMP, translated from the coding sequence ATGGCGCCCATGGTCGACGTGGTGCTCGTCATCCTCGTGTTCTTCATGGCGACGGTCGTGTTCGTGGGGCCCGAGTGGTTCCTGGCCGCGGGCCTGCCCCGGACCGACGGCGGCGACGCCCCGCCGGCCGACGCCTTCGCGCTGCCCGAGCCCGCGCTGGCCGTGCGGGTTCGCGTGGTCGACGGCGCACCGGTCGTCTTCGGCCTGGGCGGCGATCCCATCCCGCTGGCGGACCTCGAATCCACCGCCGCCCGCCGCCTGAGCGCCGCCGACCCGGCAGCGCTCATCGTCCGCCTGAGCGGGGGCGACGGCGCGACCTGGCAGCACGTCGTCGCGGTGCAGGACGTTCTATCGAGGCTCGGCGTGCGGCGGATCGGGCTGGAGGCGGCGATGCCGTAG
- the asnS gene encoding asparagine--tRNA ligase: MSPMRVKQALAADVGERVTLEGWVRTRRDSKAGLSFIQLHDGSCFDPIQVVAKNDLANYEAEILHLTTGCAVEVEGELVESKGKGQRVEVQASAVRVVGLVEDPDTYPASAKRHTFEYLREVAHLRPRTNTFGAVARVRHRLAMAVHRFFDEHGFYWVHTPIITTSDAEGAGHLFRVSTLDAISPPLTEDKGDVDWREDFFGKPSFLTVSGQLNVETYCCALGRVYTFGPTFRAENSNTSRHLAEFWMIEPEIAFADLADNAQLAEDLLKYVFDDVLTHCGDDMAFFNERIEKGVAERLRMVAGAEFRRLPYTEAIDILQKSGEAFEFPVEWGADLQSEHERYLTEKAFEQPVIVTDYPKDIKAFYMRMNDDGKTVAAMDVLVPGVGELVGGSQREERLDVLDARIDAMGLPKEQYGWYRDLRRYGTVPHAGFGLGFERLVMYCTGMQNIRDVIPFPRAPKQAEF; encoded by the coding sequence ATGAGCCCGATGCGCGTGAAGCAAGCCCTGGCCGCCGACGTGGGCGAGCGCGTGACGCTCGAGGGCTGGGTCCGCACGCGGCGGGACTCCAAGGCCGGCCTGAGCTTCATCCAGCTGCACGATGGCTCGTGCTTCGATCCCATCCAGGTCGTCGCCAAGAACGACCTGGCCAACTACGAGGCCGAGATCCTGCACCTCACGACGGGCTGCGCCGTCGAGGTCGAGGGCGAACTGGTCGAGAGCAAGGGCAAGGGCCAGCGGGTCGAGGTGCAGGCGTCGGCCGTCCGCGTCGTCGGCCTGGTCGAGGATCCCGACACCTACCCCGCCAGCGCCAAGCGGCACACCTTCGAGTACCTCCGCGAGGTGGCGCACCTGCGGCCCAGGACCAACACCTTCGGCGCCGTCGCCCGCGTGCGGCACCGCTTGGCGATGGCGGTGCATCGCTTCTTCGACGAGCACGGCTTCTACTGGGTGCACACGCCCATCATCACCACCAGCGACGCCGAGGGCGCGGGGCACCTCTTCCGCGTGAGCACGCTGGACGCGATCAGCCCGCCACTCACGGAAGACAAGGGCGACGTCGACTGGCGCGAAGACTTCTTCGGCAAGCCGTCGTTCCTGACCGTGTCGGGCCAGCTCAACGTCGAGACCTACTGCTGCGCGCTGGGCCGGGTGTACACGTTCGGCCCGACGTTCCGGGCCGAGAACAGCAACACGAGCCGGCACCTGGCCGAGTTCTGGATGATCGAGCCGGAGATCGCCTTCGCCGATCTCGCCGACAACGCCCAGCTCGCCGAGGACCTGCTCAAGTACGTGTTCGACGACGTGCTGACGCACTGCGGTGACGACATGGCGTTCTTCAACGAGCGGATCGAGAAGGGCGTTGCGGAGCGCCTCCGCATGGTCGCGGGCGCGGAGTTCCGGCGGCTGCCGTACACCGAAGCAATCGACATCCTGCAAAAGAGCGGCGAAGCGTTCGAGTTCCCGGTCGAGTGGGGGGCCGACCTGCAGAGCGAGCACGAGCGCTACCTGACCGAGAAGGCCTTCGAGCAGCCCGTGATCGTGACGGACTACCCCAAGGACATCAAGGCCTTCTACATGCGGATGAACGACGACGGCAAGACGGTCGCCGCCATGGACGTCCTGGTGCCGGGCGTGGGCGAACTCGTCGGCGGCAGCCAGCGCGAAGAACGCCTCGACGTGCTCGACGCCCGCATCGACGCGATGGGCCTGCCCAAGGAGCAGTACGGCTGGTACCGCGACCTCCGCCGCTACGGCACCGTGCCGCACGCGGGCTTCGGCCTGGGCTTCGAGCGGCTGGTGATGTACTGCACGGGCATGCAGAACATCCGCGACGTGATCCCCTTCCCGCGGGCGCCGAAGCAGGCGGAGTTCTGA
- a CDS encoding sulfur transferase domain-containing protein, producing the protein MIEPRPLAVAGLAASALLAAGCACGPCGDPIIEQSQPADDTQAAAPEPITVHEWDRWRIAGQPMPSDYALQAQDGTALVVNLRTQEEIDRLDFDPAAEAEARGMRYVHLPMGGDIGYDATQVDAFAAAIDGVDGPVLVHCASGGRARHLWAAYLVEHEGLPVGEAMLRMEEVGGNPALMERLLGHRLNYTIGEPLPATPDDDG; encoded by the coding sequence ATGATCGAGCCACGCCCCCTCGCCGTCGCCGGCCTCGCCGCGTCCGCCCTGCTCGCCGCCGGCTGCGCCTGTGGGCCGTGCGGCGATCCCATCATCGAGCAGTCGCAGCCCGCCGACGACACGCAGGCGGCCGCACCCGAGCCCATCACGGTGCACGAGTGGGACCGCTGGCGGATCGCCGGCCAGCCCATGCCGAGCGACTACGCCCTCCAGGCACAGGACGGCACGGCGCTCGTGGTCAACCTGCGGACGCAGGAGGAGATCGACAGGCTCGACTTCGATCCGGCAGCCGAGGCCGAGGCCCGCGGCATGCGCTACGTGCACCTGCCGATGGGCGGCGATATTGGCTACGACGCAACGCAGGTCGACGCCTTCGCGGCCGCGATCGACGGCGTCGACGGACCGGTGCTGGTGCACTGCGCGTCGGGCGGCCGCGCGCGGCACCTGTGGGCGGCCTACCTCGTCGAGCACGAGGGGCTGCCCGTCGGCGAGGCGATGCTCCGCATGGAAGAAGTCGGCGGCAACCCCGCCCTCATGGAGCGGCTGCTGGGCCATCGGCTCAACTACACCATCGGCGAGCCGCTGCCGGCGACGCCCGACGACGACGGCTGA
- a CDS encoding (2Fe-2S)-binding protein, with protein MGPDDDICLCFRVPLRKITAFIEREDPPVASLISECLGAGTGCGWCVPVLRKLHAQHAASEPMRIEADPAAYAEGRRVYRRADGGDPPPAATTEQT; from the coding sequence ATGGGCCCCGACGACGACATCTGTCTGTGCTTCCGCGTGCCGCTGCGGAAGATCACCGCCTTCATCGAGCGCGAGGATCCGCCGGTGGCCTCGCTCATCTCCGAGTGCCTCGGCGCGGGCACGGGCTGCGGCTGGTGCGTGCCCGTGCTGCGGAAGTTGCACGCCCAGCACGCCGCGAGCGAGCCGATGCGCATCGAGGCCGACCCGGCGGCGTACGCCGAGGGGCGGCGTGTCTATCGCCGGGCGGACGGCGGCGATCCACCCCCCGCGGCCACGACCGAACAGACATAA
- a CDS encoding DNA-directed RNA polymerase subunit alpha C-terminal domain-containing protein has product MTSSTSNSALDVVIGAGGDAAEGARLYKEALVHIEAGARERAIEALRASINADPQNDDAMFHLAYQLDLLGEEDEAIALYERVCEKMPAPVNALLNLAVLYEDRAEYARAERCLRQVLDTDPNHIRARLYMKDVAASREMRPEDDSERDHLKRRAELETPVTEFDLSVRARTALKRMNIRTLGDLLRTTEAELLSYKNFGESSLDEIKRMLAGKGMALGQGVDDGHRSGRRSALDRFRGTSQEAMLNKPVTDLALSVRARRALQLLSIQTLGDLVSRTEAELMGVKNFGATSLSEVKQRLAEINLSLRSFDE; this is encoded by the coding sequence GTGACATCGAGCACGTCCAACAGCGCTCTCGACGTGGTCATCGGCGCCGGCGGCGATGCCGCCGAGGGCGCCAGGCTGTACAAGGAAGCCCTCGTCCACATCGAGGCGGGCGCGCGGGAGCGGGCCATCGAGGCGCTGCGGGCCTCGATCAACGCCGACCCCCAGAACGACGACGCCATGTTCCACCTGGCCTACCAGCTCGACCTGCTGGGCGAGGAGGACGAGGCCATCGCGCTCTACGAGCGGGTCTGCGAGAAGATGCCCGCGCCCGTCAACGCGCTGCTCAACCTGGCCGTGCTCTACGAGGACCGGGCCGAGTACGCCCGGGCCGAGCGGTGCCTGAGGCAGGTGCTCGACACCGATCCCAACCACATCCGCGCGCGGCTGTATATGAAGGACGTCGCCGCCAGCCGCGAGATGCGGCCCGAGGACGACTCGGAGCGCGATCACCTCAAGCGGCGGGCCGAGCTGGAGACGCCCGTCACCGAGTTCGATCTCTCGGTGCGGGCCCGCACCGCCCTCAAGCGGATGAACATCCGCACGCTGGGCGACCTGCTGCGGACCACCGAGGCCGAGCTCTTGAGCTACAAGAACTTCGGCGAGTCGAGCCTCGACGAGATCAAGCGGATGCTCGCCGGCAAGGGCATGGCGCTCGGCCAGGGCGTGGACGACGGCCACCGCTCGGGCCGCCGCAGCGCGCTCGATCGCTTCCGCGGCACCAGCCAGGAGGCCATGCTCAACAAGCCGGTCACCGACCTGGCGCTGTCGGTGCGTGCCCGCCGCGCGCTGCAGCTGCTCAGCATCCAGACGCTGGGCGACCTGGTCAGCCGTACCGAGGCCGAGCTGATGGGCGTCAAGAACTTCGGCGCCACGTCGCTCAGCGAGGTGAAGCAGCGGCTGGCCGAGATCAACCTCAGCCTGCGGTCCTTCGACGAGTAG